One window of the Pseudofrankia sp. DC12 genome contains the following:
- a CDS encoding nitrate- and nitrite sensing domain-containing protein, which yields MERWPVRYRLAAALVVPLLAVAGLSAALVVGQLQAAHAAGRTRTAAQLTIKVNVLVRALAQERYATSSFVASGYVVMQADTAAARGPVDEAYRQVTAAASGAPDDARLHASLAAAQQQMSQLPGLRSQVDARTATISPVSDGYDNIVGAWLGVSSAQIGLGTASSQLVRTATALAAISAVTEQTAQQRGYVSLTVFLHDRVADNVGRIRTATGAEAAWLAEFDAAASDDQRRLYDQRVGPTIDPVNALRDQVLAAAAAGRPIDVQPAVWLGNVNSKIDQLRAVEAQINLSLADQSSSLVSAARGRAALVGGAAAAVMLLAIVVSVVIARRLVRQLRALRADAVTVAEQRLPSVTAAIRDRRPVDPAGLAGDPDERAGLVPEDEIGDVSRALRSVYAAAVLAATEVAAQNSLSSSMQSLARRSQTLIHRQLKLITVLERDQQDPDMLERLFRLDHLATRMRREVEGQIALSGGQPSRVFRQPVKLIDTMRAAVAEVEAYTRVEASATVDAWIAGPVVGDVIHLLAELIENACQMSPEQTPVVVTGNPVGAGIAVEVSDRGIGIEPAALAGLNQRLADPPPFHPESEAEKLGLWVVANLARRHGIDVSLARSAYGGVSAVVVLPASVLAEADAPVLAGPPDDEPLRAALARMGAFDRLDVVGSGYDETPAPAAAAAGSPADPRADLGGHDDLDSEVDFAGYGHDARYTHDSDYGHDAGYDYGHDAGYDYGHDAGYDYGHDAGFGGAGGHGDDGGCGHDGGHGGAGGAGGAGGDGLGRRRATGPLVPAAVRDSFFLPPPVRHPDRDDARATGPAPDTHSWQPGRPGLPARAVASPRPERPAAWSAAPVPEPDDWPEDEPRIGHLPRRSRGESLNAELRGGRYATSGVAGGGPRAGGPDPEKARRLVTAFRAGFQQGLPARSPRDDERIGDATHR from the coding sequence ATGGAGCGCTGGCCGGTTCGGTACCGACTCGCGGCCGCGCTGGTCGTGCCGCTGCTGGCGGTCGCCGGCCTGAGCGCGGCCCTCGTGGTCGGCCAGCTGCAGGCGGCGCACGCCGCCGGGCGAACCCGGACCGCGGCCCAGCTCACGATCAAGGTGAACGTCCTGGTCCGCGCGCTCGCCCAGGAGCGGTACGCCACGTCGTCGTTCGTCGCCTCCGGCTATGTCGTGATGCAGGCCGACACCGCGGCGGCCCGCGGCCCGGTTGACGAGGCCTACCGCCAGGTCACGGCCGCCGCCTCGGGCGCGCCCGACGACGCGCGGCTGCACGCGTCCCTGGCCGCGGCCCAGCAGCAGATGAGCCAGCTGCCCGGCCTGCGCAGCCAGGTCGATGCCCGTACCGCCACGATCAGCCCGGTCTCGGACGGCTACGACAACATCGTCGGCGCGTGGCTCGGGGTGTCCTCGGCCCAGATCGGCCTCGGCACCGCGAGCTCGCAGCTCGTGCGGACGGCCACCGCGCTCGCCGCGATCAGCGCCGTCACGGAGCAGACCGCCCAGCAGCGCGGCTACGTCTCGCTCACCGTGTTCCTGCACGACCGGGTCGCCGACAACGTCGGGCGCATCCGGACCGCGACCGGCGCAGAGGCGGCCTGGCTGGCCGAGTTCGACGCCGCGGCCAGTGACGACCAGCGCCGCCTCTACGACCAGCGCGTCGGGCCGACCATCGACCCGGTCAACGCGCTGCGCGACCAGGTTCTGGCCGCGGCCGCGGCCGGGCGGCCCATCGACGTCCAGCCCGCCGTCTGGCTCGGCAACGTCAACTCGAAGATCGACCAGCTGCGGGCCGTCGAGGCTCAGATCAACCTGAGTCTGGCGGACCAGAGCAGCTCGCTGGTCTCCGCCGCCCGCGGGCGCGCCGCGCTCGTCGGTGGCGCGGCGGCCGCGGTCATGCTGCTGGCGATCGTCGTGTCCGTGGTGATCGCGCGGCGGCTCGTCCGGCAGCTGCGCGCCCTGCGGGCCGACGCGGTGACCGTCGCCGAGCAGCGGCTTCCCTCGGTCACGGCCGCGATCCGGGACCGTCGCCCGGTGGACCCGGCCGGCCTGGCCGGCGACCCGGACGAGCGGGCCGGCCTGGTTCCCGAGGACGAGATCGGTGACGTCTCCCGCGCGCTGCGCTCCGTCTACGCCGCCGCCGTGCTGGCGGCGACCGAGGTGGCCGCGCAGAACTCGCTGTCGTCGTCGATGCAGAGCCTGGCCCGCCGCAGCCAGACGCTGATCCACCGCCAACTCAAGCTGATCACGGTTCTGGAGCGCGACCAGCAGGATCCCGACATGCTGGAGCGGCTCTTCCGCCTCGACCACCTGGCCACCAGGATGCGCCGGGAGGTCGAGGGCCAGATCGCGCTGTCCGGCGGCCAGCCGAGCCGGGTCTTCCGCCAGCCGGTCAAGCTGATCGACACGATGCGGGCCGCCGTGGCGGAGGTCGAGGCCTACACCCGGGTCGAGGCGAGCGCGACCGTCGACGCCTGGATCGCCGGCCCGGTGGTCGGCGACGTCATCCACCTGCTCGCCGAGCTCATCGAGAACGCGTGCCAGATGTCGCCCGAGCAGACCCCGGTCGTCGTCACCGGCAACCCGGTCGGGGCGGGCATCGCGGTCGAGGTCTCCGACCGCGGCATCGGCATCGAGCCGGCCGCGCTGGCCGGACTCAACCAGCGGCTGGCCGACCCGCCGCCGTTCCACCCCGAGTCGGAGGCGGAAAAGCTCGGGCTCTGGGTGGTCGCGAACCTCGCCCGCCGGCACGGGATCGACGTGTCTCTCGCCCGCAGTGCCTATGGCGGGGTCAGCGCGGTCGTGGTGCTTCCGGCGAGTGTCCTCGCCGAGGCCGACGCCCCCGTCCTGGCCGGGCCGCCCGACGACGAGCCGCTGCGGGCCGCGCTGGCCCGGATGGGCGCGTTCGACCGGCTCGACGTCGTCGGCTCCGGCTACGACGAGACGCCGGCACCTGCCGCGGCCGCAGCCGGGTCGCCCGCTGACCCGCGTGCTGACCTCGGCGGTCACGATGATCTCGACAGTGAGGTCGACTTCGCCGGCTACGGCCACGACGCCCGGTACACCCACGACAGCGACTACGGCCACGACGCCGGCTACGACTACGGCCACGACGCCGGCTACGACTACGGCCACGACGCCGGCTACGACTACGGCCACGACGCCGGCTTCGGCGGTGCCGGCGGCCACGGCGATGACGGCGGCTGCGGCCACGACGGCGGCCACGGCGGTGCCGGCGGTGCCGGCGGTGCCGGCGGCGACGGCCTCGGCCGCCGTCGGGCGACCGGGCCGCTGGTCCCCGCGGCGGTCCGGGACAGCTTCTTCCTGCCCCCGCCGGTCCGCCACCCGGACCGGGACGACGCCCGCGCCACCGGCCCTGCCCCGGACACCCACTCCTGGCAGCCGGGACGGCCCGGGCTGCCGGCCCGCGCCGTCGCGTCGCCGCGGCCCGAACGGCCGGCGGCCTGGTCCGCCGCCCCGGTGCCGGAGCCGGACGACTGGCCCGAAGACGAGCCGAGGATCGGGCACCTACCGCGACGGAGCCGGGGCGAGAGCCTGAACGCCGAGCTGCGCGGCGGCCGGTATGCCACCAGCGGTGTCGCCGGGGGCGGACCCAGGGCCGGCGGCCCCGACCCGGAGAAGGCCCGCCGCCTCGTCACGGCCTTCCGCGCTGGCTTCCAACAAGGGCTCCCTGCCAGGTCGCCCCGCGACGACGAAAGGATCGGCGATGCCACCCACCGGTAA
- a CDS encoding thioesterase domain-containing protein — MSGQPDRRPPLFFVGGLEGPPHPGQALASALIDTMPCRGLDLPGRDGARPPLDDVRAMASYFLPGVLLVQPWGGPFQLAGYGFGGILAYELGRLLRGIGQPVAPVILFDAALPLPGQPPPRPNPQLAIRELARMRHLPCLWHGTCRCGIDHATPLSEQGARIARALGARDPAGYEDHLLAAIGTYTAALRAYAAYRPGPSDLPVVLARPADRTSNWGLPSQLALHDSRCLGWERAPVAELHLAVIPTDRGSFFADPHHWDLASLVHRHLATPTPPPPPGPPPPPGPPAPEPPPRARQPTTDPGGRAFSIP; from the coding sequence TTGAGCGGGCAGCCAGACCGGCGTCCGCCGCTGTTCTTCGTGGGCGGGCTGGAAGGCCCGCCTCATCCGGGACAGGCACTGGCGAGCGCGCTGATCGACACGATGCCGTGCCGGGGACTGGATCTCCCGGGCCGCGACGGCGCCCGTCCGCCGCTGGACGACGTCCGGGCGATGGCGTCCTACTTCCTGCCCGGGGTGCTGCTCGTCCAGCCGTGGGGCGGGCCGTTCCAGCTGGCCGGGTACGGCTTCGGCGGCATCCTCGCCTACGAGCTGGGCCGGCTGCTGCGCGGGATCGGCCAGCCGGTCGCCCCGGTGATCCTGTTCGACGCCGCCCTGCCGCTGCCGGGCCAGCCGCCGCCGCGGCCGAACCCCCAGCTGGCGATCCGGGAGCTGGCCCGGATGCGGCACCTGCCCTGCCTGTGGCACGGCACCTGCCGCTGCGGCATCGACCACGCGACCCCGCTGTCCGAGCAGGGCGCCCGGATCGCCCGCGCGCTCGGTGCCCGGGACCCGGCGGGCTATGAGGACCACCTGCTCGCGGCGATCGGCACCTACACCGCCGCCCTGCGCGCCTACGCCGCCTACCGCCCGGGACCGTCGGACCTGCCCGTCGTGCTGGCCCGTCCCGCCGACCGGACGAGCAACTGGGGCCTGCCGTCCCAGCTGGCCCTGCACGACTCCCGCTGCCTCGGCTGGGAACGCGCCCCGGTGGCCGAGCTGCACCTGGCCGTCATCCCGACTGACCGCGGCTCGTTCTTCGCCGACCCGCACCACTGGGACCTGGCCAGCCTCGTCCACCGCCACCTGGCCACCCCGACCCCGCCGCCACCCCCCGGCCCGCCGCCACCCCCCGGCCCGCCGGCCCCTGAGCCGCCGCCTCGAGCCCGCCAGCCGACCACCGACCCCGGCGGGCGCGCCTTCTCCATCCCCTGA
- a CDS encoding S8 family serine peptidase, protein MLDHDGLNVSSWAVANAIVDVLDFDIAVLNLSLCCATAKFDGYARWSGTSFAAANVSGAVAALVEPGHRNG, encoded by the coding sequence GTGCTCGACCATGACGGCCTCAACGTCTCGTCCTGGGCCGTGGCGAACGCGATTGTCGACGTTCTCGACTTCGACATCGCGGTCCTCAACCTGTCGTTGTGCTGCGCGACCGCCAAGTTCGACGGCTACGCCCGTTGGAGTGGAACGTCGTTCGCCGCCGCCAACGTGAGCGGTGCCGTCGCCGCGCTCGTCGAGCCGGGCCACCGGAATGGCTAG
- a CDS encoding acyl-CoA synthetase, with amino-acid sequence MEFNLADLFEHAADRFPERDALVAGPARRTFPELEERANRMAHHLRGAGVGPGAHVAIYAYNAAEWVETMVAIYKIRAVCVNVNFRYVAEELAYLLDNASPVALVFQRQFTGRVAEVAPKVASLRHLVVVEDGTDPAGADAEALGAVRYEDALAASRPGRDFEPRSGDDHYLLYTGGTTGLPKGVLWRQEDVIFALGGGIDLMTGERASRPADLTEKGAGGVVTSLPIAPLMHGATQWCLNTGLSKGQRTVLVDAFDPVEVWRLVEAERVNMVMITGDAMARPLLDTLDDAQRAGLDLSSLYALSSSAALFSPVLKEAFMERLGLVVTDGVGASEAGSHGVSISAKGQAGEQAGVRVKAIDDALVVDENLRPLPAGEIGRLARRGNIPIGYLGDPERSAQVFRVGPDGRRYSVPGDFARLEADGGITLLGRGSATINSGGEKIFPEEVESALKSHPDVYDVIVVGVPHERWGETVAAIVAPRPGKAPTLGELQTHCRAHVAGYKVPRVLRLVEAVRRTPSGKADLAWAKQAAGAAPPAA; translated from the coding sequence ATGGAGTTCAACCTCGCAGACCTCTTCGAGCACGCGGCGGACCGTTTCCCGGAACGGGACGCCCTCGTCGCCGGCCCGGCCCGGCGCACCTTCCCCGAGCTGGAGGAGCGCGCGAACCGGATGGCGCACCACTTACGCGGCGCCGGGGTGGGACCCGGCGCGCACGTCGCCATCTACGCCTACAACGCCGCCGAGTGGGTCGAGACGATGGTCGCGATCTACAAGATCCGCGCGGTCTGCGTGAACGTGAACTTCCGGTATGTCGCCGAGGAGCTCGCCTACCTGCTCGACAACGCCTCGCCCGTCGCACTGGTCTTCCAGCGCCAGTTCACCGGCCGGGTCGCCGAGGTCGCGCCGAAGGTCGCCAGCCTGCGCCACCTCGTCGTCGTCGAGGACGGCACCGATCCCGCCGGGGCCGACGCCGAGGCGCTCGGCGCGGTCCGCTACGAGGACGCGCTGGCCGCCTCCCGGCCGGGCCGGGACTTCGAGCCGCGCTCCGGTGACGACCACTACCTGCTCTACACCGGTGGGACGACTGGCCTGCCCAAGGGCGTGCTCTGGCGCCAGGAGGACGTCATCTTCGCCCTGGGCGGCGGCATCGACCTGATGACGGGGGAGCGGGCCAGCAGGCCGGCCGACCTGACCGAGAAGGGCGCCGGCGGTGTCGTCACCTCGCTGCCGATCGCGCCGCTCATGCACGGTGCCACCCAGTGGTGCCTGAACACCGGGCTGAGCAAGGGCCAGCGCACGGTCCTCGTCGACGCGTTCGACCCGGTGGAGGTCTGGCGCCTCGTCGAGGCGGAGCGCGTCAACATGGTCATGATCACCGGGGATGCGATGGCCCGGCCGTTGCTCGACACCCTGGACGACGCCCAGCGTGCCGGGCTGGACCTTTCCTCGCTGTACGCGCTCTCGTCGAGCGCCGCGCTGTTCTCGCCGGTGCTCAAGGAGGCGTTCATGGAACGCCTCGGGTTGGTCGTCACCGACGGTGTCGGCGCCTCCGAGGCCGGGTCACACGGGGTGAGTATCTCGGCGAAGGGGCAGGCCGGCGAGCAGGCCGGCGTCCGGGTGAAGGCGATTGACGACGCGCTGGTCGTCGACGAGAACCTCCGGCCGTTGCCGGCCGGCGAGATCGGCCGGCTGGCCCGCCGGGGCAACATCCCGATCGGCTATCTAGGCGACCCGGAACGGTCCGCCCAGGTGTTCCGCGTCGGCCCGGACGGGCGTCGCTACTCGGTTCCCGGCGACTTCGCCCGCCTGGAGGCCGACGGCGGCATCACCTTGCTCGGGCGCGGCTCGGCCACCATCAACTCCGGTGGGGAGAAGATTTTCCCCGAGGAGGTCGAGAGTGCGCTCAAGAGTCATCCGGACGTGTACGACGTGATCGTCGTCGGAGTGCCACACGAGCGCTGGGGCGAGACGGTGGCCGCCATCGTCGCGCCCCGGCCGGGGAAGGCGCCGACGCTCGGCGAGCTGCAGACGCACTGCCGTGCCCACGTCGCCGGCTACAAGGTGCCGCGGGTGCTGCGGCTCGTCGAGGCCGTCCGGCGCACGCCGTCCGGGAAGGCCGACCTCGCCTGGGCCAAGCAGGCCGCCGGCGCCGCGCCGCCGGCCGCATGA
- a CDS encoding DUF742 domain-containing protein — MTRDEELPDEEAGPVVRPYAVTGGRTRPTAPLELVALVATTSRGVMTARNPPPGMPPEQRDIAFLCRHLQSVAEISAHLDLPLGVAQVLVADMAADGLVAVHRPERPDWRPDSALLRKVLDGLQRL, encoded by the coding sequence GTGACCCGGGACGAGGAACTGCCCGACGAGGAGGCGGGCCCGGTCGTACGCCCGTACGCCGTCACCGGCGGGCGGACCCGGCCCACCGCCCCGCTGGAGCTGGTCGCTCTGGTGGCCACCACCAGCCGCGGCGTGATGACCGCACGCAACCCGCCGCCCGGCATGCCCCCCGAGCAGCGCGACATCGCCTTCCTGTGCCGGCACCTGCAGTCGGTCGCGGAGATCTCGGCGCATCTGGACCTGCCCCTGGGCGTCGCCCAGGTGCTGGTCGCCGACATGGCCGCCGACGGCCTGGTCGCGGTGCACCGGCCCGAGCGCCCCGACTGGCGCCCCGACTCCGCCCTGTTGCGAAAGGTCCTCGATGGACTTCAGCGGCTCTAG
- a CDS encoding roadblock/LC7 domain-containing protein, translated as MPPTGNLDFLLNDLERRIVDVHWAVALSADGLQLARSAALTREGGDHISAVASGFRSLALGASRYMDGGDVRQTIVEMDSGYLFVSAIGDGSCLAVAASPAADPGVIAFEMARLVTRAGQVLSPPMRAHA; from the coding sequence ATGCCACCCACCGGTAACCTCGACTTCCTGCTGAACGACCTGGAACGCCGGATCGTCGACGTCCACTGGGCCGTCGCGCTGTCCGCCGACGGCCTGCAGCTGGCCCGCTCGGCCGCGCTCACCAGGGAGGGCGGCGACCACATCTCCGCCGTCGCCTCCGGGTTCCGCTCGCTGGCGCTCGGCGCGTCGCGGTATATGGACGGTGGCGACGTCCGCCAGACGATCGTCGAGATGGACAGCGGCTACCTGTTCGTCTCCGCGATCGGCGACGGCTCCTGCCTCGCGGTCGCCGCGAGCCCGGCCGCGGATCCGGGGGTCATCGCGTTCGAGATGGCCCGGCTCGTGACCCGCGCCGGGCAGGTCCTCTCCCCGCCGATGCGCGCGCACGCCTAG
- a CDS encoding ATP/GTP-binding protein encodes MDFSGSSPGHLGGPGRLGSSSPLGSDTVQEPTTTPLKIIIAGGFGVGKTTFVGAVSEIPPLTTEAHMTAAALGVDDTSKVAGKTTTTVAMDFGRITLPEQDVVLYLFGTPGQDRFWFMWDELTLGAVGAIVLADTRRLEDSFTAIDFFEDRRVPFVVAVNRFDGAIEHPVGDVRSALDIDHPVLSCDARSRFTSRAALIELVRHALDATLAEEARAARAPLPTPPLPTRT; translated from the coding sequence ATGGACTTCAGCGGCTCTAGCCCCGGCCACCTCGGCGGCCCTGGACGCCTCGGCAGCTCAAGCCCGCTCGGCTCCGACACCGTCCAGGAGCCGACCACGACCCCCTTGAAGATCATTATCGCCGGCGGCTTCGGGGTGGGGAAGACAACCTTCGTCGGCGCGGTCAGCGAGATCCCCCCGCTGACCACCGAGGCCCACATGACGGCGGCCGCGCTCGGCGTCGACGACACCTCCAAGGTCGCGGGCAAGACGACGACGACCGTGGCGATGGACTTCGGCCGGATCACCCTGCCCGAACAGGATGTGGTGCTGTACCTGTTCGGCACTCCCGGCCAGGACCGCTTCTGGTTCATGTGGGACGAGCTGACGCTCGGCGCCGTCGGCGCGATCGTGCTCGCCGACACCCGGCGGCTTGAGGACAGCTTCACGGCGATCGACTTCTTCGAGGACCGGCGGGTGCCGTTCGTCGTCGCCGTCAACCGGTTCGACGGCGCGATCGAGCACCCCGTCGGGGACGTCCGCAGTGCCCTCGACATCGACCATCCCGTGCTGTCCTGCGACGCCCGCAGCCGGTTCACCTCCCGAGCCGCCCTGATCGAACTCGTCCGCCATGCCCTCGACGCGACCCTCGCCGAGGAGGCGCGCGCGGCTCGGGCACCTCTCCCGACGCCACCCCTGCCAACGAGGACCTGA
- a CDS encoding acyl-CoA dehydrogenase family protein, with amino-acid sequence MDFAHTEEQRELTALAAQILDRMVTPERLTAIEADVLAGHGDGFDRDLWAELAKANLLGVGAPEEFGGLGYGVFEECLVLEAAGRVLAPVPLWASASAAAGTIAAHGTPEQRDAWLPAVVRGEKIVTVALAEPGGPDAAGPTTAAARTPAGWRLDGVKTAVPFATVADAVLVPARTERGVAVFLVDPAAGGVRVERQLTTAREAVGLLTLDGVLVDDEALLGGPDGAVGTDVALALRDRATLGLCALQLGVTERAMRAAAEYTTNRVQFGRPIGSFQAVGHRLADCFIDVEAIRLTLWQAAWRLAEGQDATEAVATAKFWAADGGHRVASAVVHVHGGMGVAEEYFVHRYFLHAKRLEFTLGNAPEQARRLGALLADTPPWPSIPTRTT; translated from the coding sequence ATGGATTTCGCCCACACCGAGGAACAGCGGGAGCTGACCGCCCTGGCGGCCCAGATCCTCGACAGGATGGTCACCCCCGAGCGGCTCACCGCGATCGAGGCCGACGTGCTCGCTGGCCACGGCGACGGCTTCGACCGGGACCTGTGGGCGGAGCTCGCGAAGGCGAACCTGCTGGGTGTCGGCGCCCCGGAGGAGTTCGGCGGCCTCGGCTACGGCGTGTTCGAGGAGTGCCTCGTGCTGGAGGCGGCGGGCCGGGTGCTGGCCCCGGTGCCGCTGTGGGCCTCGGCGTCGGCCGCCGCCGGCACGATCGCCGCCCACGGCACACCCGAGCAGCGCGACGCCTGGCTGCCGGCCGTCGTACGCGGCGAGAAGATCGTCACCGTCGCGCTCGCCGAGCCAGGCGGCCCGGACGCGGCCGGCCCCACCACGGCGGCGGCCCGGACGCCGGCGGGCTGGCGGCTGGACGGCGTGAAGACCGCGGTGCCGTTCGCCACGGTCGCCGACGCGGTCCTCGTCCCGGCCAGGACCGAGCGCGGGGTCGCGGTCTTCCTGGTCGACCCGGCAGCGGGCGGCGTGCGGGTCGAGCGCCAGCTCACCACGGCGCGCGAGGCCGTCGGGCTGCTCACGCTGGACGGCGTCCTCGTCGACGACGAGGCGCTGCTCGGCGGGCCCGACGGCGCGGTTGGCACCGATGTCGCCCTGGCGCTGCGCGACCGGGCGACGCTCGGGCTGTGCGCCCTCCAGCTCGGCGTCACCGAGCGGGCGATGCGGGCCGCCGCCGAGTACACCACCAACCGGGTCCAGTTCGGCCGCCCGATCGGGTCCTTCCAGGCCGTCGGGCACCGGCTGGCCGACTGCTTCATCGACGTCGAGGCGATCCGGCTGACCCTGTGGCAGGCGGCCTGGCGGCTCGCCGAAGGGCAGGACGCGACGGAGGCGGTCGCCACCGCGAAGTTCTGGGCGGCCGACGGCGGGCACCGGGTCGCCAGCGCCGTCGTCCACGTCCACGGCGGCATGGGCGTCGCCGAGGAGTACTTCGTCCACCGCTACTTCCTGCACGCCAAGCGGCTGGAGTTCACCCTCGGCAACGCCCCCGAACAGGCCCGCCGCCTCGGCGCGCTCCTCGCCGACACCCCCCCTTGGCCCTCGATCCCGACGAGGACCACCTGA
- a CDS encoding crotonase/enoyl-CoA hydratase family protein, with amino-acid sequence MTGSQPHALVERDGHVLTVTLNRPHARNAVTPEMIGILEKAWDEVNADPDIRVAILTGAGGAFCAGADLKQMSRRPPGEAFTGGGDGTRLAMDMSVMKWVLKGFTLAKPLIAAVEGPAIAGGTEILQGTDIRVAGESARFGVSEVRWGLFPLGGSAVKLRRQVPYAVAADLLLTGRHLGAAEAKEIGLVNYVVPDGTALARAREIADAIAANGPVAVQAVLRTLRETESLPEDEAFRIESEIGMRVYLSADAKIGPRAFADKQTPRFTGR; translated from the coding sequence GTGACCGGATCCCAGCCGCATGCCCTCGTCGAGCGGGACGGGCACGTCCTGACCGTCACGCTCAACCGGCCGCACGCCCGCAACGCCGTCACCCCCGAGATGATCGGCATTCTGGAGAAGGCGTGGGACGAGGTGAACGCCGACCCGGACATCCGGGTCGCGATCCTCACCGGGGCCGGCGGAGCCTTCTGCGCCGGCGCCGACCTGAAACAGATGTCCCGGCGGCCGCCCGGCGAGGCGTTCACCGGCGGCGGTGACGGGACCCGGCTCGCGATGGACATGTCCGTCATGAAGTGGGTCCTGAAGGGCTTCACCCTGGCCAAGCCGCTGATCGCGGCGGTCGAGGGGCCGGCGATCGCGGGCGGCACCGAGATCCTGCAGGGAACCGACATCCGGGTGGCCGGTGAGTCGGCCCGGTTCGGGGTCTCCGAGGTGCGCTGGGGGCTGTTCCCGCTGGGCGGGTCCGCGGTGAAGCTGCGCCGACAGGTTCCCTACGCGGTCGCCGCGGACCTGCTGTTGACCGGTCGTCACCTCGGGGCGGCTGAGGCCAAGGAGATCGGCCTGGTCAACTACGTCGTCCCCGACGGCACCGCGCTGGCCAGGGCACGGGAGATCGCCGACGCGATCGCCGCGAACGGGCCGGTCGCCGTGCAGGCCGTGCTGCGGACGCTGCGCGAGACCGAGTCGCTGCCGGAGGACGAGGCGTTCCGGATCGAGTCCGAGATCGGCATGCGGGTCTACCTGTCGGCCGACGCGAAGATCGGCCCGCGTGCCTTCGCCGACAAGCAGACCCCGCGTTTCACCGGGCGCTGA
- a CDS encoding acyl-CoA dehydrogenase family protein, translated as MRVAYSQEQERLRQELRGYFAQLVTPELGAELATGETTLLGKDGAYCRVIRQMGKDGWLGIGWPAEYGGQGRTMLEQLVFGDEATLAGVPIPLLTMNSVGPTIMEYGTQDQKDFFLPKILAGELHFSIGYSEPGAGTDLASLRTRADRDGDGWVINGQKMWTSVIQAADYVWLAARTDQSQARHRGLSVFCVPTDAPGFSWTPVPTISGGITSQTFYTDVHVPAEALVGEVNGGWKLITGQLNHERVALCSAAGIQQLLLWTRRWAQETPAPEGGRIIDRPLVRRNLGTVYAKAEFLKLINWKIAWGVDHGARLGPAQASATKIFGTEFAVEAYRLLMECLDDDAYLARPGPGEGRDSPGAVLAGRLERAYRQILMLTFGGGTNEIQRDMIAMLGLGLPRPPR; from the coding sequence ATGCGCGTCGCGTACAGCCAGGAGCAGGAGCGGCTGCGCCAGGAGCTGCGGGGCTACTTCGCCCAGCTGGTCACGCCGGAGCTCGGCGCCGAGCTCGCCACCGGCGAGACGACGCTGCTGGGAAAGGACGGCGCCTACTGCCGGGTGATCCGCCAGATGGGCAAGGACGGCTGGCTGGGTATCGGCTGGCCGGCCGAGTACGGCGGCCAGGGCCGGACCATGCTCGAACAGCTGGTCTTCGGCGACGAGGCGACGCTCGCCGGCGTCCCGATCCCGCTGCTGACGATGAACAGCGTCGGTCCGACGATCATGGAGTACGGCACCCAGGACCAGAAGGACTTCTTCCTGCCGAAGATCCTGGCCGGCGAGCTGCACTTCTCCATCGGCTACTCCGAGCCCGGTGCTGGGACCGACCTGGCGAGCCTGCGGACCAGGGCCGACCGGGACGGCGACGGCTGGGTGATCAACGGGCAGAAGATGTGGACGTCGGTCATCCAGGCCGCCGACTACGTCTGGCTCGCCGCCCGCACCGACCAGTCCCAGGCCCGCCACCGCGGCCTGTCGGTGTTCTGCGTGCCGACGGACGCACCGGGCTTCTCCTGGACGCCGGTCCCGACGATCTCCGGCGGGATCACCAGCCAGACCTTCTACACCGACGTCCACGTGCCGGCCGAGGCGCTGGTCGGCGAGGTCAACGGCGGCTGGAAGCTGATCACAGGCCAGCTCAACCACGAGCGGGTCGCGCTGTGCTCGGCGGCGGGCATCCAGCAGCTGCTGCTGTGGACCCGGCGGTGGGCGCAGGAGACGCCGGCCCCGGAGGGCGGCCGGATCATCGACCGGCCACTGGTGCGGCGCAATCTCGGGACCGTGTACGCCAAGGCCGAGTTCCTCAAGCTGATCAACTGGAAGATCGCCTGGGGAGTCGACCACGGGGCGCGGCTCGGGCCGGCGCAGGCGAGCGCGACGAAGATCTTCGGCACCGAGTTCGCGGTCGAGGCCTACCGGCTGCTGATGGAGTGCCTCGACGACGACGCCTACCTGGCCCGGCCAGGGCCGGGTGAAGGCCGGGACTCGCCAGGCGCGGTGCTCGCCGGCCGGCTGGAGCGGGCCTACCGGCAGATCCTGATGCTCACCTTCGGCGGCGGCACCAACGAGATCCAACGCGACATGATCGCGATGCTCGGCCTCGGCCTGCCCCGGCCGCCGCGGTGA